A genomic region of Cannabis sativa cultivar Pink pepper isolate KNU-18-1 chromosome 1, ASM2916894v1, whole genome shotgun sequence contains the following coding sequences:
- the LOC115707383 gene encoding uncharacterized membrane protein At1g16860 — translation MGSRIPSHQLSSGLYVSGRPEQLKERLPTMGSRAVPYTGGDIKKSGELGKMFDIPVLDPSSNGPPSTKTSRPSSSSQHNSGSVRSGPNSGPVSKHTSSGPIPKKFSGPMVPLQPTGLITSGPVVSGPQGSLGGGGRRSGHMEHAASTGKAVYGTAVTSLSEGVKVGFRVSKAVVWVFLVVVAMGLLVGAFLMVAVKKAVILIAVAGVLAPVMVLIMWNYFWGKRGLIEFVKNYPDAEIRGAIDGKYVKVTGVVTCGSIPLESSYHKETRCVYVSTELYEYKGWGGKPANPRHRCFSWGCRYSEKYVADFYISDFQSGLRALVKVGYGAKVAPFVKPATVVDITKENRDLSPGFLSWLADRSLSSDDRVMRLKEGYIKEGSTVSVMGVVQRHDNVLMIVPSAEPVSTGCQWSRCLLPTYVDGLILMCDDNQNADVIPV, via the exons ATGGGGTCACGAATCCCTTCTCACCAGCTCAGCAGTGGGCTGTACGTCTCGGGTCGACCCGAACAGCTCAAGGAACGGTTACCAACAATGGGTTCACGGGCCGTACCTTATACCGGCGGCGACATTAAGAAATCCGGTGAACTCGGCAAAATGTTCGATATCCCAGTCCTTGATCCTTCATCCAATGGTCCTCCTTCGACCAAGACATCACGACCTTCCTCGTCTTCTCAGCACAACAGTGGATCCGTCCGATCCGGGCCGAACTCCGGTCCAGTAAGTAAGCACACTAGCTCCGGTCCGATTCCGAAGAAATTCTCTGGTCCCATGGTGCCGCTCCAACCCACGGGCCTTATTACGTCGGGTCCGGTGGTCTCTGGTCCACAGGGATCGTTGGGTGGCGGTGGGAGGAGGTCGGGTCACATGGAGCATGCTGCGTCCACTGGAAAAGCAGTGTACGGGACGGCCGTGACGAGCTTGAGTGAAGGGGTGAAGGTAGGGTTTAGGGTTTCAAAGGCGGTGGTGTGGGTTTTCCTGGTGGTAGTGGCGATGGGTTTGCTTGTAGGGGCTTTTTTGATGGTAGCAGTTAAGAAGGCGGTTATTCTGATTGCGGTGGCCGGAGTTCTAGCACCGGTAATGGTGCTGATAATGTGGAATTATTTTTGGGGTAAGAGAGGTTTGATAGAATTTGTGAAGAACTATCCTGATGCTGAGATTAGAGGTGCCATTGATGGAAAGTACGTGAAGGTTACTGgg GTTGTCACTTGTGGCAGCATTCCTCTGGAATCATCTTACCACAAAGAAACTAGGTGTGTGTATGTTTCCACAGAGTTGTATGAATATAAAGGATGGGGAGGAAAGCCTGCTAATCCTAGGCACCGCTGTTTCTCATGGGGTTGTAGGTACTCAGAG AAATATGTTGCTGATTTTTACATATCAGACTTTCAATCTGGATTAAGAGCCTTGGTGAAAGTTGGTTATGGAGCTAAGGTTGCACCCTTTGTTAAACCAGCTACTGTTGTGGATATAACAAAAGAAAACAGAGATTTGTCTCCAGGCTTTTTAAGCTGGCTAGCTGATCGCAGTCTATCTAGTGATGATCGTGTAATGCGTCTCAAAGAAGG ATATATTAAAGAAGGAAGCACGGTAAGCGTGATGGGGGTTGTCCAGCGCCATGACAATGTTCTAATGATAGTTCCATCAGCAGAGCCTGTCTCAACAGGGTGCCAGTGGTCCCGTTGCCTCCTCCCGACCTAC